A genomic window from Arthrobacter sp. FW305-BF8 includes:
- a CDS encoding nuclear transport factor 2 family protein codes for MKENLVRASESTIEFLTKYYAAMEAKDLVRCRAYYTDDMTVIFANAPKLEGADAFVATLSGLLEQIETLHHDVVAAWEEGDGVLIFESVATWTLLDGNSLTIPACSVCRIVDGKFVEQQVYVDNAPLFTALKQDETVKA; via the coding sequence ATGAAGGAGAACCTGGTGCGTGCCAGCGAATCAACAATCGAATTCCTGACCAAGTACTACGCCGCCATGGAGGCGAAGGACTTGGTGCGTTGCAGAGCTTATTACACCGACGACATGACAGTGATTTTTGCTAACGCTCCAAAGCTCGAGGGCGCTGACGCCTTCGTTGCAACGCTTTCCGGCCTGCTCGAACAGATCGAAACGTTGCATCATGACGTCGTCGCGGCATGGGAGGAAGGCGATGGCGTCCTGATCTTCGAGTCTGTCGCGACCTGGACACTCCTCGATGGAAACTCCCTAACCATCCCAGCTTGCTCGGTGTGCAGGATTGTCGACGGGAAGTTCGTGGAGCAGCAGGTCTACGTGGACAATGCACCGCTGTTCACCGCCCTCAAGCAGGATGAGACGGTAAAGGCCTGA
- a CDS encoding ABC transporter permease — protein sequence MQKYEPISEVTEQRDSKNPLSEPGRERAPSGLITDLKYRFPGRYLASWGALVLALLVISLVVPVALRPDGLRVATALAGVLALASFGQMLVVMLGAIDLSLPAVITCSAGVVVHYGTPGSNLLAVVGGALAVAVVISLLNWLFISVIRLNAIIVTLATFGIVTGAVVLWTGTSFSLTGLAPTDLQNFTHWSLLSLNASFLVAVAVGVTIALVLSKTRGGRQVGAIGANRRAARFHGIKVRRVELFTFCGVGLLYGLAGVLVAGIVVTPDTSVGTPYQLATITAVAIAGTAFNGGPSSTASVLCACLFLQLLDQALSIYGFAAGPRVVAQGVALVLAVSAITLGQFALSGLRWSNRGIHRGSGPNREQGVESKTTPPLNIKETI from the coding sequence GTGCAAAAATACGAACCGATCTCGGAAGTGACCGAGCAACGGGACTCGAAAAATCCGTTATCCGAGCCGGGCCGAGAGAGGGCGCCGTCCGGCCTAATCACCGATCTGAAGTACCGGTTTCCCGGGCGATACCTAGCAAGTTGGGGAGCGCTCGTGCTTGCCCTGTTGGTTATTTCCCTGGTTGTTCCGGTCGCACTTCGCCCAGACGGCCTTAGGGTCGCAACGGCGCTCGCTGGAGTGCTGGCACTTGCGTCGTTCGGGCAAATGCTCGTCGTGATGCTGGGTGCGATTGATCTTTCGCTTCCTGCCGTGATCACATGCTCGGCAGGAGTAGTGGTGCACTACGGAACGCCGGGGTCGAATCTCCTCGCGGTTGTCGGCGGAGCACTCGCGGTCGCCGTCGTGATCAGCCTTTTGAATTGGCTTTTCATCTCTGTCATCCGACTGAACGCCATCATCGTCACGTTGGCCACCTTTGGAATCGTTACCGGCGCAGTGGTGCTATGGACCGGCACGTCCTTCTCACTTACCGGTCTGGCGCCCACGGACTTGCAGAATTTCACCCACTGGTCCCTTTTGAGCCTCAACGCCTCCTTCCTCGTTGCGGTCGCGGTCGGCGTTACTATCGCCCTGGTTCTGTCCAAGACCCGCGGCGGGCGACAAGTTGGCGCCATTGGGGCAAATAGGCGCGCGGCGCGGTTTCACGGCATCAAGGTCCGCCGCGTCGAACTCTTTACTTTCTGCGGCGTCGGACTCCTCTACGGCCTCGCCGGCGTCTTGGTGGCGGGTATCGTCGTGACGCCGGACACCTCGGTGGGCACGCCTTACCAACTCGCTACCATCACCGCCGTCGCCATTGCAGGTACAGCCTTCAACGGTGGTCCCTCCAGCACGGCCAGTGTGCTGTGTGCTTGCTTGTTTTTGCAGCTGCTCGATCAAGCTCTTTCCATCTACGGGTTCGCCGCCGGCCCCCGGGTCGTGGCACAGGGTGTCGCTCTTGTCCTCGCGGTATCGGCGATCACCCTCGGCCAGTTCGCACTCTCTGGGTTGCGCTGGAGCAACCGCGGTATCCACAGGGGCAGCGGACCAAACCGTGAACAGGGCGTGGAGTCGAAGACGACCCCGCCACTCAATATCAAGGAGACAATATGA